The genomic region TGGTCGAAATCCATCATCGGACGAGGTATGTGAAACAGCCCAAATCCGCCTTAAGTTAGCGCCATTCGGGTCAGTCCTGAATGGCACGGGATTAAGGCCGGTTACGCCGCTTGGATTCACTGGGCGCGCGGAATTCATTTCCCCTGGAAGACCCGGCGAACCTACCGTCCAGGCGGAATAAATTCCGCGTTCCCAGTGTGCCGTGGCGCTCCGATAACAGGCTTAATCCCGTGCCATTCGGGTCAGTCCTCGCATGCCAACATTCCCTCGTCCCGGACTTTGGCCAACCAAATCTTGTCTCGATGCGGGGACTGACCCGATTGGTGACCCCGAAAACGAGAAAATGAGAGCCGGCAGTTGATCATTACAGAGGATTCTCCCAAGTAGAGAAGCCTCCCTCCTTAATCCTCTCCGAAATACGCGACACAATTTTCAGACGATCTACTATTTTTTGATACCTCTCAGGAGCCCCGCCCAAGCCTGAAACAGCGATCCATGCGCAAATCGACCCTCCAAATGGATATCTAGCCATATGAAAGAATTCCTTTTCAATGTCATTTTCCAATACTGTAATTTTCATTCCACCTAACGGCAATCCATTTGAACCAAATATTACCGAGCATAAACTCCCCACCTCCGCCGCAAGTAATGAATTTTCATTTAACGAGTAATACCATACATTTGGATAAACCACCCGACCAAATAATCTCGTCGGAAGAAAACCTGTCACCCACCCCCAAGGGCGCCACCTAGTCGGATCATAGAGATTTTTCATTGTGTGAAATAGATCACCTAACGGACCTTATTCCAAGTGTGAAATGCATGCCATGTGGTCAGGACGCGCATTTCAACAACGCCTCCAGCTTCTTCATCACTCGGACCTTTGAAACGCCCTTCCCGAATAAAGCCACGAGCCGGCTCACCGAGCGGGGGTGCCCCACCGCCTGCCGGTGCGTTGGGGTCAGTCCTCGCATTGAAACACTCCTCGCCCCGGACACCTGACCCCATCTAGTTGCTCAATGTCCCGTTTGGAACCCTAGGCCACTCCGGCGTCGAGCCCTTCCCGGCCGCTTGGAGCAGGGTGCCGGTCCTTCGCCTGCTCGGCACTTCCACCTTTCACGCGGAGCATCACGAGCATCCGAAGTACAACTTCGGCTTCTACACGCTGCTGTGGGACCGGCTGTTCGGCACGCTGGATCCCGACTACGAGCGGCGCTTCCGGCAAGAGGATGCCGGTTGATCGGCGACGACCGCGCATTGCCAGCCGCGGGAACGGCTGAAACACTCCGCCCATGCAGCGCGTGGCGGTCATCAATGTGGTCGGGCTTTCCCCTTCCCTGCTCGGGTCTTCGACGCCGCGGCTGAAGGCGTTTGCTGACAAGCATGGCTTGCAGGCCTTCCGCCCCGCGTTCCCCGCCGTCACCTGCACCGCCCAGTCATCGATGCTCACCGGCACCTGCCCGCGCGAGCATGGGATCGTGGCCAATGGCTGGTACGATCGCGAAAGCGCCGAGGTGCGATTCTGGAAGCAGAGCAATTACCTCGTCCGCGGTGAAAAGGTCTGGGAGCACCTGCGTCGCAAGCACCCGGGCTTCACCTGCGCGAAGCTCTTCTGGTGGTACAACATGTATTCCAGCGCGGACATCTCCATCACCCCGCGCCCGCTTTACCCGGCCGACGGGCGGAAGGTCTTCGACATCCACACCCAGCCCATGGACCTGCGCGAGCGGATCAAGGCGGACCTCGGCGCATTCCCCTTCCCGTCCTTCTGGGGACCGGCCGCGGGCATCCCGTGCTCGGAGTGGATCGCCGCCTCCGCCCGCTGGGTGGAGGAGCGGGAGAAGCCGACGCTGAGCCTGATCTACCTACCGCACCTCGACTACTGCCTGCAAAAATTCGGCCCCGGGGCACCGGAGATCGAGCCCGAGCTCCAGGCCATCGACCGCGTAGCGGGCGAGCTGATCGCCTTCCTCGAAGGCAGCGGCATCAAGGTGCTGGTCGTTTCCGAATACGGCATCTCAAAGGTCACGCGACCCATCCACCTCAATCGCCTCTTCCGCCAAAAGGGCTGGCTCCAGATCAAGGAAGAGCTTGGCCGCGAGACGCTCGATGCCGGCGGCTCGCAGGTCTTCGCCGTGGCCGATCACCAGATGGCCCACGTTTACGTCAATGACCGCTCGCTGCTGCGGCAGGTGCGGAGTCTGTTAGAAGAAACCGCCGGCATCGATGAAGTCCGCACCGCCGGCGAGATGTGGGGCAGCGGTATCGGCGCGGAGCGGGCCGGTGACCTCATCGCGATCTCTGCAGCGGACGCGTGGTTCACCTATTACTATTGGAACAACGACGCGAAAGCACCCGACTTTGCCCGCTGCGTCGATATCCACCGCAAGCCCGGCTACGATCCCGCCGAGCTGTTCATCGACCCCGCCATCGCGAACCCGAAGTGGCAGATCGGCAAGTTTCTCCTCAAGAAGAAGCTCGGCCTGCGGGGCCTGTTAGAAGTGATCCCGCTCGATGCCTCGCTGGTGAAAGGCTCCCACGGCCGCGATGTGGTGGAGAACGGCGAAAAGCCTCTACTCCTCGGCTCGCCGGTGCCGGTGAGCAGCGCGGAGGAGGTCTTCGGGGCGATCGTCGCGGCGGTGGACGGCCCCTGAACTTTGCGGCACAAAGTTTATTCTTGTAACGAAGCATCCGTTCGCATCGAATTACCCGCGTGAAGTCGCTCCTTCCCGCCGGTGTTCTACTTCTGTCAGTGGCAGGCATCGTCGCCTATGCCATCACAGCGGTCACGGCCGAGGCGAATCTCCGGACCGGCACCGCGGCCAAGACACCGATGGAGGCTATCAAAAAGAGCGTGTCGATGATCCGGACGGACCGCCGCTTGCGCGATGAACT from Luteolibacter arcticus harbors:
- a CDS encoding alkaline phosphatase family protein: MQRVAVINVVGLSPSLLGSSTPRLKAFADKHGLQAFRPAFPAVTCTAQSSMLTGTCPREHGIVANGWYDRESAEVRFWKQSNYLVRGEKVWEHLRRKHPGFTCAKLFWWYNMYSSADISITPRPLYPADGRKVFDIHTQPMDLRERIKADLGAFPFPSFWGPAAGIPCSEWIAASARWVEEREKPTLSLIYLPHLDYCLQKFGPGAPEIEPELQAIDRVAGELIAFLEGSGIKVLVVSEYGISKVTRPIHLNRLFRQKGWLQIKEELGRETLDAGGSQVFAVADHQMAHVYVNDRSLLRQVRSLLEETAGIDEVRTAGEMWGSGIGAERAGDLIAISAADAWFTYYYWNNDAKAPDFARCVDIHRKPGYDPAELFIDPAIANPKWQIGKFLLKKKLGLRGLLEVIPLDASLVKGSHGRDVVENGEKPLLLGSPVPVSSAEEVFGAIVAAVDGP
- a CDS encoding sterol desaturase family protein, yielding MLNVPFGTLGHSGVEPFPAAWSRVPVLRLLGTSTFHAEHHEHPKYNFGFYTLLWDRLFGTLDPDYERRFRQEDAG